The Bacillus vallismortis genome window below encodes:
- the ccpN gene encoding transcriptional regulator CcpN, whose translation MSTIELNKRQEHILQIVKENGPITGEHIAEKLNLTRATLRPDLAILTMSGFLEARPRVGYFYTGKTGTQLLADKLKKLQVKDFQSIPVVIHENVSVYDAICTMFLEDVGTLFVVDRDAVLVGVLSRKDLLRASIGQQELTSVPVHIIMTRMPNITVCRREDYVMDIAKHLIEKQIDALPVIKDTDKGFEVIGRVTKTNMTKILVSLSENEIL comes from the coding sequence GTGAGTACGATCGAACTAAATAAACGGCAAGAACATATTTTGCAGATTGTAAAAGAAAACGGGCCGATTACAGGGGAGCATATTGCAGAAAAGCTGAACCTAACCAGGGCAACATTGCGTCCGGATTTAGCCATACTCACCATGTCAGGATTCCTCGAGGCGCGCCCGAGAGTCGGTTATTTCTACACAGGGAAAACCGGCACCCAGCTTTTGGCAGATAAACTCAAAAAGCTTCAGGTGAAAGACTTTCAATCTATCCCCGTTGTGATTCACGAAAACGTTTCTGTGTACGATGCGATTTGCACCATGTTTTTAGAAGATGTAGGTACTCTGTTTGTGGTGGACCGCGATGCTGTTTTAGTCGGTGTGCTTTCACGAAAAGACTTGCTGAGAGCGAGCATTGGCCAGCAGGAGCTTACATCTGTCCCTGTTCATATCATCATGACAAGGATGCCGAACATTACGGTTTGCAGACGCGAGGATTATGTGATGGACATTGCAAAGCACTTGATAGAAAAACAAATTGATGCACTGCCTGTTATCAAAGATACCGATAAAGGCTTTGAAGTGATCGGCAGAGTGACAAAAACGAATATGACAAAAATACTTGTCAGTTTATCAGAAAATGAAATCCTATAA
- the glyS gene encoding glycine--tRNA ligase subunit beta codes for MSKQDLFLEIGLEEMPARFLNDSMVQLGEKLTGWLKEKNITHGEVKLFNTPRRLAVFVKDVAEKQDDIKEEAKGPAKKIALDADGNWTKAAIGFSKGQGADVKDLYIKEVKGTEYVFVQKFQAGQETKSLLPELSGLVTSLHFPKNMRWGNEDLRYIRPIKWIAALFGQDVIPFSITNVESGRTTQGHRFLGHEVSIESPSSYEEQLKEQHVIADPNIRKHMIQSQLEAMAAENNWNIPVDEDLLDEVNHLVEYPTALYGSFESEFLTIPEEVLVTTMKEHQRYFPVKDKNGDLLPHFITVRNGNSHAIENVARGNEKVLRARLSDASFFYKEDQKLNIDANVKKLENIVFHEELGSLADKVRRVTAIAEKLAVRLQADEDTLKHVKRAAEISKFDLVTHMIYEFPELQGIMGEKYAKMLGEDEAVAAAVNEHYMPRSAGGETPSTFTGAVVAMADKLDTIASFFSIGVIPTGSQDPYGLRRQASGIVAILLDRNWGISFEELLTFVQTEKENELLDFFTQRLKYVLNAEQIRHDVIDAVLESSKLEPYSALHKAQVLEQKLGAPGFKETAEALGRVISISKKGVRGDIQPDLFENEYEANLFDAYQTAKQNLQENFSKKDYEAALASLAALKEPIDAYFDHTMVIAHNETLKANRLAQMISLADEIKSFANMNALIVK; via the coding sequence ATGAGTAAACAGGATTTATTTTTAGAGATTGGATTAGAGGAAATGCCGGCGCGCTTTTTAAATGACAGCATGGTTCAGCTCGGAGAGAAGCTGACAGGCTGGCTAAAAGAAAAAAATATCACTCACGGTGAAGTGAAGCTCTTCAATACACCTAGACGTCTAGCTGTATTCGTAAAGGATGTAGCAGAAAAGCAGGATGATATAAAAGAAGAAGCAAAAGGGCCAGCGAAAAAAATTGCTCTTGATGCAGACGGGAACTGGACAAAAGCGGCAATCGGCTTTTCAAAAGGCCAAGGCGCAGACGTGAAAGATCTGTACATCAAAGAAGTAAAAGGCACAGAGTATGTATTTGTGCAAAAATTCCAAGCCGGACAAGAAACGAAGTCGCTTCTGCCGGAACTGAGCGGTTTGGTTACGAGCTTGCACTTCCCGAAAAACATGCGTTGGGGAAATGAAGATTTGCGTTATATCCGGCCAATCAAATGGATTGCCGCTTTATTTGGACAGGATGTCATTCCATTTTCGATCACAAACGTTGAGTCTGGCCGGACAACACAGGGACACCGTTTCCTCGGACATGAAGTGTCAATTGAATCACCTTCTTCCTATGAAGAGCAGCTGAAAGAACAGCATGTCATCGCTGACCCTAACATCCGGAAACATATGATTCAATCTCAGCTGGAAGCGATGGCCGCAGAAAACAATTGGAACATTCCAGTAGACGAAGACCTTCTTGATGAAGTGAATCATTTAGTAGAATACCCGACAGCTCTTTACGGTTCATTTGAATCTGAGTTTCTGACAATTCCTGAGGAAGTGCTTGTCACGACAATGAAAGAGCATCAGCGCTACTTCCCTGTCAAAGACAAAAACGGTGATTTGCTGCCTCACTTTATCACAGTCCGAAATGGAAACAGCCACGCGATCGAAAATGTAGCCCGTGGCAATGAAAAAGTGCTGCGCGCGCGTTTATCTGATGCTTCATTCTTCTACAAGGAAGATCAGAAATTAAACATTGATGCAAATGTGAAGAAGCTTGAGAACATTGTTTTCCATGAAGAGCTTGGTTCTCTTGCTGATAAGGTCAGAAGAGTCACTGCAATCGCAGAGAAGCTTGCCGTCCGTCTTCAGGCTGATGAAGATACATTAAAACATGTGAAGCGGGCTGCTGAAATTTCTAAATTCGATCTTGTCACACATATGATATACGAATTCCCTGAGCTTCAAGGAATTATGGGTGAAAAGTATGCGAAAATGCTTGGAGAAGATGAAGCTGTGGCTGCGGCAGTAAACGAACACTATATGCCTAGATCAGCAGGCGGAGAAACGCCTTCTACTTTCACCGGAGCTGTTGTAGCAATGGCGGATAAGCTGGATACAATCGCTTCATTCTTCTCTATCGGCGTAATTCCGACTGGTTCACAGGATCCTTACGGTCTGCGCCGCCAAGCGAGCGGTATTGTTGCGATTCTTCTTGACCGCAACTGGGGAATTTCGTTTGAAGAGCTGCTTACTTTCGTACAAACGGAAAAAGAAAATGAACTGCTGGATTTCTTCACTCAGCGTCTGAAATATGTCTTGAATGCTGAACAAATCAGACACGATGTCATCGACGCCGTGCTGGAAAGCTCTAAGCTTGAGCCGTACTCAGCGCTGCATAAAGCACAAGTGCTGGAACAAAAGCTTGGTGCACCAGGCTTTAAGGAAACAGCGGAAGCATTAGGCCGAGTCATCTCTATCAGCAAAAAAGGAGTCCGCGGAGACATTCAGCCTGATCTGTTTGAAAATGAATACGAAGCAAACCTGTTTGATGCCTACCAAACAGCGAAGCAAAACCTGCAGGAAAACTTCAGCAAAAAAGATTACGAGGCGGCGCTTGCTTCACTTGCAGCCTTAAAAGAACCAATCGATGCTTACTTCGACCATACAATGGTTATAGCACATAACGAGACATTAAAGGCAAACCGTTTAGCGCAAATGATAAGCTTGGCGGATGAGATCAAGTCCTTTGCGAATATGAATGCCCTTATTGTAAAATAA
- the glyQ gene encoding glycine--tRNA ligase subunit alpha translates to MNIQDMILTLQQHWSSQGCVLMQAYDVEKGAGTMSPYTFLRSIGPEPWKVAYVEPSRRPADGRYGENPNRLYQHHQFQVIIKPSPDNIQELYLDSLRALGIDPLEHDIRFVEDNWENPSLGCAGLGWEVWLDGMEITQFTYFQQVGGLECKPVSVEITYGIERLASYIQDKENVFDLEWTSGFTVKDLFMMAEYEHSVYTFETSDVDMLFQLFSTYEKEAIKQMDNGLVHPAYDYVLKCSHTFNLLDAKGAISVTERTGYIARVRNLARKVAKTYYEEREKLGFPMLKGEGASHE, encoded by the coding sequence ATGAATATTCAAGACATGATTCTAACCTTGCAGCAGCATTGGTCCAGTCAGGGCTGTGTGCTTATGCAGGCTTACGATGTAGAAAAAGGGGCCGGCACGATGAGCCCGTATACATTTTTGCGCAGTATCGGCCCTGAGCCGTGGAAAGTGGCTTATGTAGAGCCTTCCAGACGGCCTGCCGACGGCCGCTACGGGGAGAACCCGAACAGACTGTATCAGCATCATCAGTTTCAGGTCATTATTAAACCGTCTCCTGATAACATTCAAGAGCTGTATTTAGATTCCTTGCGCGCTCTTGGAATTGATCCGCTTGAGCATGATATTCGCTTTGTTGAAGACAACTGGGAGAACCCGTCTTTAGGCTGCGCGGGTCTTGGCTGGGAAGTATGGCTTGACGGAATGGAAATTACACAATTTACGTATTTCCAGCAGGTCGGAGGACTAGAGTGTAAACCAGTTTCTGTAGAGATTACGTACGGAATTGAGCGTCTCGCGTCTTATATCCAGGATAAAGAGAATGTGTTCGACTTGGAATGGACGTCAGGGTTCACAGTAAAAGATTTATTCATGATGGCGGAATACGAGCATTCCGTTTATACGTTTGAAACGTCAGACGTCGATATGCTGTTCCAATTGTTCAGCACGTATGAAAAAGAAGCGATCAAACAAATGGATAACGGGCTTGTTCATCCAGCATATGACTATGTGCTAAAATGCTCGCACACCTTCAACCTGCTTGACGCCAAAGGTGCGATCTCAGTTACCGAGCGGACAGGCTATATCGCAAGAGTGCGGAATTTAGCGAGAAAAGTAGCAAAAACCTATTATGAGGAACGAGAAAAACTAGGGTTCCCAATGCTTAAAGGGGAGGGTGCTTCTCATGAGTAA
- the recO gene encoding DNA repair protein RecO, which translates to MLTKCEGIVLRTNDYGETNKIVTLLTREHGKVGVMARGAKKTNSRLSAVSQPFLYGSFLMQKTTGLGTLQQGEMILSMRGIREDLFLTAYAAYITELVDRGTEEKKPNPYLFEFILESLKQLNEGTDPDVIIFIVQMKMLGVMGLYPELNHCVHCKSQDGSFHFSIRDNGFICHRCFEKDPYRVPIKPQTARLLRLFYYFDLSRLGNVSLKQETKAELKQVIDLYYEEYSGLYLKSKRFLDQMESMKHLMGENKS; encoded by the coding sequence ATGCTGACAAAATGTGAAGGAATCGTTCTTCGCACAAATGATTACGGAGAGACGAATAAAATCGTTACTTTACTGACAAGAGAACACGGAAAAGTAGGTGTTATGGCAAGAGGCGCCAAAAAAACGAACAGCCGTTTATCAGCAGTCAGCCAGCCCTTTTTGTATGGTTCATTCTTAATGCAAAAAACAACCGGCCTCGGAACACTTCAGCAGGGTGAAATGATCCTCAGCATGAGAGGCATCAGGGAAGATTTGTTTTTAACAGCATATGCTGCATATATTACCGAGTTAGTCGACAGAGGCACTGAAGAAAAAAAGCCAAACCCTTATTTGTTTGAATTTATTTTAGAATCGCTTAAACAGCTGAACGAAGGAACAGACCCGGATGTTATCATCTTTATCGTTCAAATGAAAATGCTCGGTGTCATGGGGCTGTATCCCGAGCTCAATCACTGTGTGCATTGTAAAAGCCAGGATGGGAGCTTTCATTTTTCTATCCGTGATAACGGTTTTATTTGCCACCGCTGTTTTGAAAAAGATCCTTACAGGGTTCCGATTAAACCGCAAACGGCAAGGCTGTTGAGACTGTTTTATTACTTCGATCTATCAAGGCTGGGCAATGTCTCCTTAAAACAGGAAACAAAAGCTGAATTGAAGCAAGTGATTGATTTATATTATGAAGAATACTCAGGGTTATATTTAAAATCAAAGCGCTTTTTAGATCAAATGGAGAGCATGAAACATCTTATGGGTGAAAACAAAAGTTGA
- a CDS encoding YqzL family protein: MLNFTWNVFSQTGNVDTYLLFKELEKENIERPEELEDELARFDYPIL; the protein is encoded by the coding sequence GTGTTGAATTTTACCTGGAACGTATTTTCTCAAACAGGAAATGTTGATACGTATCTTCTTTTTAAAGAACTGGAAAAAGAGAACATAGAAAGACCCGAAGAACTAGAAGATGAGCTAGCCCGATTTGATTATCCAATTTTATAA
- the era gene encoding GTPase Era, translating to MTNESFKSGFVSIIGRPNVGKSTFLNRVIGQKIAIMSDKPQTTRNKVQGVLTTGTSQTIFIDTPGIHKPKHKLGDFMMKVAQNTLKEVDLVLFMINAEEGYGKGDEFIIEKLQNMSTPVFLIVNKIDKIHPDQLLLLIDEYRGRYPFKEVVPISALEGNNIETLLTQIEAYLPEGPQFYPSDQVTDHPERFIISELIREKVLHLTREEIPHSIAVAIESIKGQDNGSVHVAATIVVERDSQKGIVIGKKGSLLKEVGKRARADIEALLGSRVYLELWVKVQKDWRNKMSQLRDFGFKEDEY from the coding sequence ATGACGAACGAAAGCTTTAAATCAGGATTTGTATCTATTATTGGAAGACCAAACGTTGGAAAGTCTACATTTTTGAACAGAGTCATTGGACAAAAAATCGCTATCATGAGCGATAAGCCCCAAACGACGAGAAACAAGGTGCAAGGAGTTCTGACGACAGGTACATCACAAACCATCTTTATTGACACACCAGGGATTCATAAGCCTAAGCATAAGCTTGGGGACTTTATGATGAAAGTGGCGCAAAATACATTAAAAGAAGTCGATTTGGTCTTGTTTATGATCAACGCCGAGGAAGGCTACGGGAAGGGCGACGAATTCATCATTGAGAAATTGCAGAATATGTCCACGCCTGTATTTTTAATCGTAAACAAAATTGACAAAATTCATCCCGATCAGTTGCTACTGTTAATTGACGAATACCGCGGACGTTATCCTTTTAAGGAAGTTGTTCCGATTTCTGCTCTAGAAGGAAATAATATCGAAACATTGCTCACTCAGATTGAAGCGTATTTGCCGGAAGGACCGCAATTCTATCCGAGTGACCAGGTAACCGACCACCCGGAGCGCTTTATCATTTCCGAACTCATCAGGGAAAAAGTGCTGCATTTGACAAGAGAAGAGATCCCGCACAGCATTGCGGTGGCCATCGAATCAATCAAAGGGCAGGACAATGGTTCTGTACACGTAGCGGCGACGATTGTGGTCGAACGGGATTCCCAGAAAGGCATTGTGATCGGGAAAAAAGGAAGCCTGCTGAAAGAGGTCGGAAAAAGAGCGAGAGCGGATATTGAAGCATTGTTAGGCTCCCGTGTCTACCTTGAATTATGGGTCAAAGTGCAGAAAGACTGGCGTAATAAAATGTCCCAGCTGCGCGATTTTGGCTTTAAAGAGGATGAATATTAA
- a CDS encoding cytidine deaminase, protein MNRQELITEALKARDMAYVPYSKFQVGAALLTKDGKVYRGCNIENAAYSMCNCAERTALFKAVSEGDTEFQMLAVAADTPGPVSPCGACRQVISELCTKDVIVVMTNLQGQIKEMTVEELLPGAFSSEDLHDERKL, encoded by the coding sequence ATGAACAGACAGGAATTGATAACAGAAGCATTAAAAGCACGTGATATGGCGTATGTGCCGTATTCCAAGTTTCAAGTCGGAGCCGCTCTTCTTACCAAAGATGGAAAAGTGTACAGAGGCTGCAACATCGAGAACGCGGCATACAGCATGTGCAATTGCGCTGAGCGTACCGCTTTATTTAAAGCTGTTTCTGAAGGGGATACAGAGTTTCAGATGCTGGCCGTTGCGGCTGACACCCCTGGTCCGGTATCTCCGTGCGGAGCATGCCGCCAGGTGATTTCTGAGCTTTGCACAAAGGACGTTATTGTCGTGATGACTAATTTACAAGGACAAATAAAAGAAATGACTGTGGAAGAATTATTGCCAGGCGCATTTTCATCGGAGGATTTACATGACGAACGAAAGCTTTAA
- a CDS encoding diacylglycerol kinase family protein, translating to MDSRDHRNELQRFFKSFVHAGRGIRETARTERNFQFHAAAVCAVLICGFLVGLSLIEWAIIFLLIGGMLSLELLNTAIEHTVDLITDKHHPLAKAAKDAAAGAVCVFAVISCIIGLLIFLPKL from the coding sequence ATGGACTCAAGAGATCATAGAAATGAGCTGCAGCGATTCTTCAAAAGCTTCGTGCATGCAGGCCGAGGCATCCGGGAAACAGCGCGGACGGAACGTAATTTCCAGTTTCATGCTGCAGCCGTGTGTGCTGTTCTCATTTGCGGCTTCCTCGTGGGGCTCAGTCTGATTGAGTGGGCGATTATTTTCCTTTTGATCGGCGGAATGCTTTCGCTAGAGCTTTTAAATACAGCCATTGAACATACGGTTGATTTAATAACAGACAAACATCATCCACTTGCTAAAGCGGCTAAGGACGCTGCCGCAGGGGCTGTTTGCGTTTTTGCCGTCATTTCGTGTATCATTGGTTTACTTATTTTTTTGCCAAAGCTGTAA
- the ybeY gene encoding rRNA maturation RNase YbeY, translated as MSLLIDIVDETGSVSEEMLKEVEHLLQFAAEREGVQDQAEVSVTIVTNEDIQQINKEYRGKDAPTDVISFALEEEGEGEVEILGAEMPPVLGDIIISADRTREQAEEYNHSFKRELGFLAVHGFLHLLGYDHMTKEEEEEMFTKQKDLLDAYGLKRS; from the coding sequence ATGAGTTTACTGATTGATATTGTTGATGAAACGGGGAGTGTCTCAGAAGAGATGCTCAAAGAAGTAGAGCATCTGCTTCAATTTGCCGCTGAGCGTGAAGGCGTTCAGGATCAGGCTGAAGTTTCTGTCACGATCGTTACCAATGAAGACATACAGCAGATTAATAAAGAGTACCGCGGAAAGGATGCCCCGACAGATGTCATCTCATTCGCTCTTGAAGAGGAGGGCGAGGGCGAGGTCGAAATTTTGGGCGCGGAAATGCCCCCGGTTTTAGGTGATATTATCATCAGCGCGGACCGCACAAGGGAGCAGGCCGAAGAATATAACCATTCTTTTAAGCGAGAGCTCGGATTTCTTGCCGTGCATGGATTTCTGCATCTTTTAGGATATGACCATATGACGAAAGAGGAAGAAGAGGAGATGTTTACTAAGCAAAAGGATTTGCTGGACGCCTATGGACTCAAGAGATCATAG
- the pgpH gene encoding cyclic-di-AMP phosphodiesterase PgpH, with translation MLKKKGKTKSSSKKWSRFKNARSMHVLLYLLLAAIMFALLFVHVKPETLDLDLFSVSDKTIYAPATVEDQKATEEKKQAAEDAVEDQYTLKKEYTDNRIDLVSSIFDSISEVKKSGEEDSKSPSEKSMVKSVKNKLTSDVNDSISEDTIKTLLKADSEDFSFVRDTVITAVNTVMSSEISSDKLSDAKDRVEKELKSNSIPSKYLAAATEIGRFAIIPNYVFNPKATEAKRQEASDNVQQVQIKQGQVLVEENDLIDREVYRKLELTGLLNNSNLFKPISGLLIMIGLFIATLVYYFEKQKQNLKFKKQSILLFSIITTLLLVIMEVVSLFQKMEYNNIGYLVPIAAGAILIKLLMNERIAILGSIILAICGSMMFNQGVTGTFNYVIGIYYLISGISGVLFLGKHNARSKILQTGLFVAFINMIVVLSLLLIQNTALSGLEIGTLMLMGVVSGFASSVLIIGLMPFFETGFGILSTMRLLELSNPNHPLLRKILTETPGTYHHSVMVANLSEAACEAVGANGLLARVGAYYHDLGKTKRPQYFIENQMNIDNPHDKLSPQLSKNIIISHTTDGANMLRSYKFPQELVDIAEQHHGTSLLKFFYYKAKEKGDQITEEEFRYPGPKPQSKEAAIISVADSVEAAVRSMHNPNPERIEKLVRGIISDKLQDGQFSECDLTFKELDTIAKTLCATLKGIFHSRIEYPEATKKVK, from the coding sequence GTGTTGAAAAAGAAGGGGAAGACCAAAAGCAGCTCAAAAAAATGGAGCCGCTTTAAAAATGCCCGCTCCATGCATGTACTGCTGTATCTTCTGCTGGCTGCCATTATGTTTGCTTTGCTCTTTGTACATGTTAAGCCGGAAACACTTGATTTAGACCTGTTTTCAGTCAGCGACAAGACCATTTATGCTCCGGCAACCGTCGAAGATCAAAAAGCCACAGAAGAAAAAAAACAAGCCGCTGAGGACGCGGTCGAAGATCAATATACATTGAAAAAAGAATACACAGATAATCGGATTGACCTTGTGTCATCTATATTCGACAGTATCAGCGAAGTGAAAAAATCAGGAGAAGAAGACAGCAAATCACCATCGGAAAAATCAATGGTGAAGTCTGTTAAGAACAAACTAACGTCAGATGTGAATGATTCCATATCAGAGGATACCATCAAAACATTGCTGAAAGCGGACAGTGAAGACTTTTCTTTTGTCAGAGATACAGTCATTACGGCAGTGAATACAGTCATGAGCAGTGAAATTTCGTCGGATAAACTATCTGATGCAAAGGATCGTGTAGAAAAAGAGCTAAAGAGCAATTCGATCCCGTCTAAATACTTGGCAGCTGCGACAGAAATCGGGCGTTTTGCTATTATTCCGAATTACGTCTTCAATCCGAAAGCGACAGAGGCAAAAAGGCAGGAAGCGTCAGACAATGTCCAGCAGGTTCAGATCAAACAGGGCCAGGTGCTTGTGGAAGAAAATGACCTCATTGACCGGGAAGTGTACAGGAAACTCGAGCTGACCGGGTTATTAAATAACTCAAATCTCTTTAAACCGATCAGCGGCCTATTAATTATGATCGGACTTTTCATCGCAACGCTTGTATACTACTTTGAAAAACAAAAACAAAACCTGAAGTTTAAAAAACAATCTATCCTGCTGTTTTCCATTATCACAACGCTTTTGCTTGTTATCATGGAGGTTGTCAGTTTATTTCAGAAGATGGAATATAATAATATCGGCTATCTTGTTCCTATTGCGGCCGGCGCGATCTTAATCAAGCTGCTGATGAATGAACGCATTGCCATTTTGGGAAGTATCATTCTTGCGATTTGCGGGAGTATGATGTTTAATCAGGGTGTGACGGGAACTTTCAATTATGTCATAGGAATTTATTATTTGATCAGCGGGATTTCAGGTGTTTTATTTTTAGGAAAACACAATGCCAGATCAAAGATTTTGCAGACCGGGCTTTTCGTGGCGTTTATTAATATGATTGTCGTTCTTTCCTTATTATTGATTCAAAACACTGCGCTGTCGGGTCTTGAAATCGGCACGTTAATGCTGATGGGGGTTGTCTCGGGGTTTGCTTCGTCTGTATTAATCATCGGCCTGATGCCGTTTTTTGAGACAGGCTTTGGCATTTTATCCACTATGAGGCTGCTCGAGCTGTCTAATCCTAACCATCCGCTGCTGCGCAAAATATTAACAGAAACACCAGGTACATATCATCACAGTGTAATGGTCGCCAATTTGTCAGAGGCAGCCTGTGAGGCGGTGGGGGCTAATGGTTTGCTTGCTAGAGTTGGCGCGTATTATCACGATCTCGGAAAAACAAAGCGCCCGCAATATTTTATTGAAAATCAAATGAATATTGACAATCCGCATGACAAGCTGTCTCCTCAGCTGAGTAAAAATATTATCATCTCGCATACCACTGACGGTGCGAACATGCTGAGAAGCTATAAATTTCCGCAAGAGCTTGTCGACATTGCTGAGCAGCATCATGGAACCTCGCTGTTAAAGTTCTTTTATTATAAAGCGAAGGAAAAAGGCGACCAGATTACAGAAGAAGAGTTCCGTTATCCGGGACCGAAGCCGCAGTCAAAGGAAGCTGCGATTATATCTGTTGCTGATAGTGTTGAAGCGGCCGTCAGATCCATGCATAATCCAAATCCAGAACGAATTGAAAAGCTTGTCCGGGGTATCATATCCGATAAGCTGCAGGACGGACAGTTCAGCGAATGCGATTTGACATTTAAAGAGCTGGATACAATCGCCAAAACACTCTGTGCAACATTAAAAGGAATTTTCCACTCCCGGATCGAATATCCGGAGGCTACTAAGAAGGTGAAATAA
- a CDS encoding PhoH family protein → MTEHLLAMNQKLKSPDEALALFGNQDSFLKLMEKDLNVNIITRGETIYVSGDEDSFQVADSLLGSLLALIRKGIEISERDVIYAVKMAKKNELDYFESMYEEEITKNAKGKPIRVKTMGQREYVAAMKRNDLVFGIGPAGTGKTYLAVVKAVHALKNGHIKKIILTRPAVEAGESLGFLPGDLKEKVDPYLRPLYDSLHDVLGADHTERLMERGVIEIAPLAYMRGRTLDDAYVILDEAQNTTPAQMKMFLTRLGFGSKMIITGDVSQIDLPKGVKSGLAVAKEMLKGIDGISMIELDQTDVVRHPLVAKIIEAYDKQN, encoded by the coding sequence ATGACAGAACATTTACTTGCGATGAATCAAAAACTGAAAAGCCCGGACGAGGCGCTTGCACTGTTCGGGAACCAAGATTCTTTTTTGAAATTGATGGAGAAAGATCTGAATGTGAATATCATTACGCGCGGTGAAACGATCTACGTTTCAGGCGATGAAGATTCGTTTCAGGTTGCAGATAGCCTGCTGGGATCGCTCCTCGCTTTAATTCGCAAGGGGATAGAGATCTCTGAACGTGATGTGATTTACGCCGTCAAAATGGCAAAAAAGAATGAACTTGATTACTTTGAAAGCATGTATGAAGAAGAAATTACTAAAAACGCAAAAGGCAAACCAATCCGTGTAAAAACGATGGGACAGCGGGAATACGTGGCTGCCATGAAGCGGAATGACCTTGTATTCGGCATCGGCCCGGCGGGGACCGGGAAAACATACCTGGCTGTCGTAAAAGCAGTCCATGCTTTAAAAAACGGACATATCAAAAAAATCATTTTAACAAGACCTGCCGTGGAAGCTGGTGAAAGCCTTGGTTTTCTGCCAGGTGACCTCAAAGAGAAAGTAGATCCTTATTTGCGCCCGCTGTATGATTCTCTTCATGATGTACTTGGGGCAGATCATACAGAACGTCTGATGGAAAGAGGCGTCATTGAAATTGCTCCGCTTGCATATATGAGGGGACGGACGCTTGATGATGCTTATGTTATACTTGATGAAGCACAGAATACTACACCTGCTCAAATGAAAATGTTTTTGACGAGACTGGGTTTTGGCTCTAAAATGATCATTACAGGTGACGTTAGCCAAATTGATCTGCCGAAAGGCGTCAAATCGGGACTTGCAGTAGCGAAGGAGATGCTGAAAGGAATAGACGGCATTTCTATGATTGAGCTAGACCAGACAGACGTGGTCAGACATCCGCTTGTTGCGAAAATTATTGAAGCATACGATAAGCAAAATTAA